A genomic region of Rhodococcus sp. B50 contains the following coding sequences:
- a CDS encoding 3-hydroxyacyl-CoA dehydrogenase: MIVNDSVAVVTGGASGLGLATTKALLADGASVVIIDLPSSNGETVAKELGDRVRFVAADVTDEAAVAEALDVAESLGPLRVAVNCAGIGNAIKTVNKNGAFPLADFSKIINVNLIGTFNVLRLAAERISKTEPIDGERGVIINTASVAAFDGQIGQAAYSASKGGVVGMTLPIARDLASLLIRVNTIAPGLFKTPLLGSLPEEAQKSLGAQVPHPSRLGDPSEYGALAAHIVSNPMLNGETIRLDGAIRMAPR, translated from the coding sequence ATGATCGTCAATGACAGCGTCGCGGTCGTCACCGGTGGCGCGTCGGGCCTCGGCCTCGCCACCACCAAGGCCCTGCTCGCCGACGGCGCCTCGGTCGTCATCATCGACCTGCCGTCCTCCAACGGCGAGACCGTCGCCAAGGAGCTCGGTGACCGGGTCCGTTTCGTCGCCGCCGACGTCACCGACGAGGCCGCCGTCGCGGAGGCACTCGACGTCGCCGAGTCCCTCGGACCGCTGCGTGTCGCCGTCAACTGCGCCGGCATCGGCAACGCCATCAAGACCGTCAACAAGAACGGCGCGTTCCCCCTCGCCGATTTCTCGAAGATCATCAACGTCAACCTGATCGGCACCTTCAACGTGCTGCGTCTGGCGGCCGAGCGGATCTCGAAGACCGAGCCGATCGACGGCGAGCGCGGCGTCATCATCAACACCGCCTCCGTCGCCGCCTTCGACGGCCAGATCGGTCAGGCCGCCTACTCGGCGTCCAAGGGCGGTGTCGTCGGCATGACCCTGCCGATCGCCCGCGACCTCGCGTCGCTGCTCATCCGCGTCAACACCATCGCACCGGGCCTGTTCAAGACCCCGCTGCTGGGCTCGCTGCCCGAGGAGGCCCAGAAGTCCCTCGGCGCGCAGGTACCGCACCCGTCGCGTCTCGGCGACCCGTCCGAGTACGGCGCCCTGGCCGCGCACATCGTCTCCAACCCGATGCTCAACGGCGAGACCATCCGTCTCGACGGCGCCATCCGCATGGCACCCCGCTGA
- a CDS encoding IS1380 family transposase, whose translation MSKSTSPYPRVSASATGTGVVSHAGAALLLRTAEKTGLAGALTTELAPYRKPLARHDPGKIVLDLATALAIGGDCLADIAQLRAHPEIFGAVASDPTVSRLISVLAADVDTALAAIGRARATARAHAWAAAGTSAPDHAIDEAHPLVLDIDATLVTAHSEKEQAAPTFKRGFGFHPLCAFVDHGTGGTGEPVAMLLRPGNSGSNTAADHITVVQDALAQLPFDPTYRVGKKVLVRVDGAGGTHGLVEYLTKRRLSYSVGFGLTDAHAEAIDLVPDQAWTPAYDSDGQVRDGAWVAEITDLLDLSTWPEGMRVIVRKERPHPGAQLRFTDRDGLRLTAFVTNTRRGQLPDLELRHRRRARCEDRIRAAKVTGLQNLPLHGFDQNRIWLALVQLACELLAWMQMLALTEVPARRWEPKRVRLRLLSIAGRIARHARRVRLRLAVTAPDVDVLMAGLNRLAALPAPA comes from the coding sequence GTGAGCAAGTCTACGTCCCCCTACCCTCGCGTGTCCGCATCGGCCACCGGAACCGGCGTCGTGTCCCATGCCGGCGCGGCTCTGCTGCTGCGCACCGCGGAGAAGACCGGCCTCGCTGGGGCGTTGACGACCGAGCTCGCACCATATCGAAAACCGCTGGCCCGACACGATCCCGGCAAGATCGTGCTCGATCTCGCGACGGCATTGGCGATCGGCGGAGACTGCCTCGCCGACATCGCACAACTGCGGGCGCACCCGGAGATCTTCGGTGCGGTGGCCTCGGATCCCACCGTCTCCCGCCTGATCAGCGTGTTGGCCGCCGACGTCGACACCGCACTCGCCGCGATCGGACGGGCCCGCGCCACCGCCCGAGCCCACGCCTGGGCCGCTGCCGGCACATCGGCTCCCGACCACGCCATCGACGAAGCCCATCCGCTGGTCCTCGACATCGATGCCACCCTGGTCACCGCGCACTCGGAGAAGGAACAGGCCGCTCCGACGTTCAAGCGGGGCTTCGGGTTCCATCCGTTGTGCGCGTTCGTCGACCACGGCACCGGCGGTACCGGTGAACCCGTCGCGATGCTGCTGCGGCCGGGCAACTCCGGGTCGAATACTGCCGCCGATCACATCACCGTGGTGCAGGACGCACTCGCGCAGTTGCCGTTCGACCCGACATATCGGGTCGGGAAGAAGGTGCTGGTGCGCGTCGACGGCGCCGGCGGCACCCACGGATTGGTCGAGTATCTGACCAAGCGCAGGCTCTCGTACTCGGTCGGATTCGGGTTGACCGACGCCCACGCCGAAGCGATCGACCTGGTTCCTGACCAGGCGTGGACCCCGGCCTACGATTCCGACGGCCAGGTCCGCGACGGGGCCTGGGTCGCCGAGATCACCGACCTGCTCGATCTGTCGACGTGGCCGGAAGGCATGCGGGTGATCGTCCGGAAGGAGAGGCCGCATCCGGGTGCACAGTTGCGGTTCACCGACCGCGACGGGCTACGCCTGACCGCGTTCGTCACCAACACCCGCCGAGGCCAACTGCCCGATCTGGAGCTGCGGCACCGGCGTAGGGCTCGGTGCGAGGACCGGATCCGAGCAGCGAAAGTCACCGGGTTGCAGAATCTTCCGTTGCACGGTTTCGATCAGAACCGGATCTGGTTGGCGCTCGTGCAACTCGCATGCGAGCTGCTCGCGTGGATGCAGATGCTCGCGTTGACCGAGGTTCCGGCACGGCGGTGGGAACCGAAACGGGTGCGGCTGCGGCTGCTGTCGATCGCGGGGAGGATCGCCCGACACGCCCGCCGTGTTCGTCTGCGGCTGGCCGTCACAGCTCCGGATGTCGATGTTCTCATGGCCGGCCTGAACCGGCTCGCAGCGCTTCCTGCGCCTGCGTGA
- a CDS encoding NAD(P)H-dependent flavin oxidoreductase yields MLTTAFTETFGVRHPIVQGGMQWVGRAELVAAVANAGALGLITALTQPTPDDLAKEIARTREMTDQPFGVNLTILPAITPPPYDEYRQVIIDSGVKIVETAGSNPAPHLPDFHAAGIKVLHKCTSVRHAVKAQDIGVDGISIDGFECAGHPGEDDVPGLVLIAAAAEQITIPMIASGGFGDGRGLVAALALGADGINMGTRFMCTEESPIHRTIKEAIVAAKETDTELIFRPLRNTARVASNTVSREVVEILDRGGQFEDVRELVAGARGRLVYENGDPEAGIWTVGTVQGIIHDIPTAGELVERIVADAEALIAERLTGLLGSGTQTVTA; encoded by the coding sequence GTGCTGACCACCGCATTCACCGAGACCTTCGGCGTCCGCCACCCCATCGTGCAGGGCGGCATGCAGTGGGTCGGTCGCGCCGAACTCGTTGCCGCTGTCGCCAATGCCGGCGCACTCGGCCTGATCACCGCGCTCACCCAACCCACACCGGACGATCTCGCGAAGGAGATCGCTCGCACCCGCGAGATGACAGACCAGCCGTTCGGGGTGAACCTGACCATCCTGCCCGCGATCACCCCGCCGCCGTACGACGAGTACCGCCAGGTCATCATCGACTCCGGCGTCAAGATCGTCGAGACCGCCGGATCCAACCCGGCACCGCACCTGCCCGACTTCCACGCCGCCGGCATCAAGGTGCTGCACAAGTGCACCAGCGTCCGGCACGCCGTCAAGGCGCAGGACATCGGTGTCGACGGCATCAGCATCGACGGATTCGAGTGCGCCGGGCACCCCGGCGAGGACGATGTGCCGGGCCTGGTGCTGATCGCCGCCGCTGCCGAGCAGATCACCATCCCGATGATCGCGTCCGGCGGTTTCGGCGACGGCCGCGGCCTGGTCGCGGCGCTCGCGCTCGGTGCCGACGGGATCAACATGGGTACCCGCTTCATGTGCACCGAGGAGTCGCCGATCCACCGCACGATCAAGGAGGCGATCGTCGCGGCGAAGGAGACGGACACCGAGCTCATCTTCCGTCCACTGCGCAACACTGCGCGGGTCGCCAGCAACACCGTCAGCCGCGAGGTCGTCGAGATCCTCGACCGCGGCGGGCAGTTCGAGGACGTCCGTGAACTCGTCGCCGGGGCGAGAGGGCGCCTCGTGTACGAGAACGGCGACCCGGAGGCCGGCATCTGGACGGTCGGCACCGTGCAGGGCATCATCCACGACATTCCGACGGCGGGCGAGCTCGTCGAACGGATCGTCGCCGACGCGGAGGCACTGATCGCCGAACGCCTCACAGGGCTGCTCGGCAGCGGAACCCAGACCGTCACCGCCTGA
- a CDS encoding crotonase/enoyl-CoA hydratase family protein produces MADESTPAPEPAALYERRGSVALITLNRPRAMNAVNCELSTAVGNYLEQADADDEVRVIVITGSGRAFCAGADLKAIGAGQTLEAEDHPEWGFAGFAQHWVSKPTIAAVNGFALGGGTELVLAADLAVIDENAQLGLPEVKRGLFAAAGGVIRLQQQIPKKIALEIALTGEPISAAEGKELGLVNRVAPAGTALDVAFELAEKIAVNAPLSVRESKAMIHRTATGADWESGVWDANTKSMAVVFTSEDAKEGPAAFAQKREPVWTGR; encoded by the coding sequence GTGGCCGACGAGTCGACCCCCGCGCCCGAACCGGCCGCGCTGTACGAGCGCCGCGGCAGCGTCGCACTCATCACCCTGAACCGCCCGCGCGCGATGAACGCCGTCAACTGCGAGCTGTCCACCGCGGTCGGCAACTACCTCGAACAGGCCGACGCCGACGACGAGGTGCGGGTCATCGTGATTACAGGCTCGGGCCGTGCGTTCTGCGCCGGCGCGGACCTGAAGGCGATCGGCGCCGGGCAGACGCTCGAGGCGGAGGACCACCCCGAGTGGGGTTTCGCTGGCTTCGCACAGCACTGGGTGAGCAAGCCGACGATCGCCGCGGTCAACGGATTTGCCCTCGGCGGCGGTACCGAACTGGTTCTCGCCGCCGACCTCGCCGTCATCGACGAGAACGCGCAGCTCGGCCTGCCCGAGGTCAAGCGCGGCCTGTTCGCCGCGGCGGGTGGCGTGATCCGTCTGCAGCAGCAGATCCCGAAGAAGATCGCCCTGGAGATCGCGCTGACCGGTGAGCCGATCAGCGCGGCAGAGGGCAAGGAGCTGGGCCTGGTCAACCGGGTCGCACCCGCGGGAACCGCGCTCGACGTCGCCTTCGAGCTGGCCGAGAAGATCGCCGTCAACGCGCCGCTGTCGGTGCGCGAGTCCAAGGCGATGATCCACCGCACCGCGACCGGCGCCGACTGGGAGTCCGGCGTCTGGGACGCCAACACCAAGTCGATGGCCGTCGTGTTCACCAGCGAGGACGCGAAGGAGGGCCCCGCCGCGTTCGCCCAGAAGCGCGAACCCGTCTGGACCGGTCGCTGA
- a CDS encoding acyl-CoA synthetase codes for MYPGAHLEAGSDRPAVIMATTGETVSFAELEANSIRIARLFLELGLQRGDNVAVLTTNSPRVFDLYWAAMRSGLYITMVNWHLTAAEAAYIVEDCGAKTLVVDAALGEMATELSGLTPGIEHRLSIQGTVLGYADLDEAAARQSCVPLADQPRGADMLYSSGTTGRPKGIKPPLPDRQIGDPGDTVTTTYKEVWGVSPGDVYLSPAPLYHAGPLRVCAAIQALGGTVVVMDRFDAEKTLEYIEKYRVTHSQWVPTMFVRLLRLPEETRRRYDLSSMRIANHAAAPCPIEIKRQMIDWWGPIIFEYYSSTEMNGSTIVNTEDWLRKPGTVGRAALGVLHICGANGNELPAGEIGSIYFERDELPFQYHNDPDKTRAAQHPDHPTWTTTGDVGYVDADGYLFLTDRDSFMIISGGVNIYPQEIENLLIEHPKVLDAGVIGIPDEDMGELVTAMVKPIEGVHGDDALAAELLEHLRGRIAKYKVPRRIIFIDDMPRTMTGKLIKRDLVQQAVRVPGEDHPE; via the coding sequence ATGTACCCTGGTGCACATTTGGAAGCTGGATCGGACCGCCCAGCGGTGATCATGGCCACCACCGGCGAGACGGTCAGTTTCGCCGAACTCGAGGCGAACTCGATCCGCATCGCTCGCCTTTTCCTGGAACTGGGCCTGCAGCGCGGAGACAACGTGGCGGTGCTCACCACGAACAGTCCGAGGGTCTTCGATCTGTACTGGGCAGCCATGCGCTCAGGCCTGTACATCACGATGGTGAACTGGCATCTCACCGCTGCCGAAGCGGCCTACATCGTCGAGGACTGCGGCGCCAAGACGCTGGTGGTGGATGCGGCGCTGGGAGAAATGGCAACGGAACTGTCCGGACTGACCCCCGGGATCGAGCACCGACTGTCCATCCAGGGCACCGTTCTCGGCTACGCCGACCTGGACGAAGCGGCAGCCCGGCAATCCTGCGTTCCTCTGGCTGATCAGCCCCGGGGTGCCGACATGCTCTATTCGTCCGGCACCACCGGCCGACCAAAAGGGATCAAGCCGCCACTGCCCGACCGCCAGATCGGAGATCCTGGAGACACCGTCACAACCACGTACAAGGAGGTATGGGGAGTCAGCCCGGGAGACGTGTACCTGTCCCCCGCACCGCTCTATCACGCGGGACCGCTGCGTGTGTGTGCCGCCATCCAGGCACTCGGTGGAACAGTCGTCGTGATGGACCGCTTCGACGCCGAGAAGACCCTCGAGTACATCGAGAAATACAGGGTCACCCACAGCCAGTGGGTGCCGACGATGTTCGTCCGCCTGCTCAGGCTTCCCGAGGAGACTCGGCGCCGCTACGATCTGTCCAGCATGCGGATAGCGAATCACGCCGCCGCGCCGTGCCCGATCGAGATCAAGCGGCAGATGATCGACTGGTGGGGCCCGATCATTTTCGAATACTATTCGTCCACCGAAATGAACGGCAGCACGATCGTCAACACCGAGGACTGGTTACGCAAGCCCGGAACCGTGGGGCGGGCTGCTCTCGGGGTGCTGCACATCTGTGGCGCAAACGGAAATGAGTTGCCCGCAGGAGAGATCGGCTCGATCTACTTCGAGCGGGACGAGCTACCGTTCCAGTATCACAACGATCCGGACAAGACCCGGGCCGCCCAGCATCCGGATCATCCCACGTGGACCACCACGGGCGATGTCGGCTACGTCGACGCAGACGGATACCTGTTCCTCACCGATCGTGATTCGTTCATGATCATCTCCGGCGGAGTCAACATCTACCCGCAGGAAATCGAGAATCTCCTCATTGAGCACCCCAAGGTTCTCGACGCAGGCGTGATCGGAATACCTGACGAGGACATGGGGGAACTCGTCACCGCAATGGTGAAGCCGATCGAGGGAGTCCACGGCGATGATGCCCTGGCCGCAGAACTGCTGGAGCATCTGCGGGGTCGTATCGCGAAGTACAAAGTGCCCCGGCGGATCATCTTCATCGATGACATGCCGCGCACCATGACCGGAAAACTCATCAAGCGCGACCTGGTACAACAGGCGGTACGCGTGCCCGGGGAGGATCATCCCGAGTAG
- a CDS encoding MFS transporter, whose amino-acid sequence MLMILEMADINAFAYVAPTVRAQWGLSVDEVASITASAFLGMSVGALVGGVLADRFGRKRMLVLGTVFYSLASLGCAFAESAGELMVYRFLVGFGLYTVTICALTFIAEMFPQRQRGRVQALVLAIALLGIPMMSWFSRWVVPQGDEAWRWVFVLGALGLVGALVSQWLLPESVRWQEARDRATLAEPIVAQLERESASLLEVDEATTVPAASDKATFGEFVRSGYVKRTVVLSLVLGLSSAVFYGFNSWIPVLLTEHGFSNTSSLTYTSILALAACPGALSAMLFIDKVERRTAIMVVFLAIGAMLLVFGFTGSLAILLTSGVVLCFLLYCSTAIAYAYTPEIFPTRFRALGTGIANSIGRLSAFGAMFAVAAILGNIGFTAVFAFLATAIASAALIIGIFGERTYGRTIDEVASAGGRTRSSSARVPETA is encoded by the coding sequence ATGCTGATGATTCTTGAGATGGCCGACATCAATGCCTTCGCTTACGTAGCCCCCACGGTACGAGCGCAGTGGGGCCTGTCTGTGGATGAGGTCGCATCGATCACCGCATCCGCATTCCTGGGCATGTCTGTGGGTGCCCTGGTCGGCGGCGTTCTGGCGGATCGATTCGGGCGCAAGCGAATGCTCGTCCTCGGCACCGTCTTCTACTCGCTTGCCTCGTTGGGCTGCGCGTTCGCGGAATCCGCCGGCGAGCTGATGGTGTACCGGTTCCTGGTCGGTTTCGGACTGTACACCGTAACCATCTGCGCCCTGACATTCATCGCCGAGATGTTCCCGCAGCGTCAGCGGGGACGGGTTCAGGCGTTGGTCCTCGCGATCGCGCTTCTCGGTATTCCCATGATGTCGTGGTTCTCACGCTGGGTGGTTCCACAGGGGGACGAGGCATGGCGTTGGGTATTCGTCCTCGGCGCACTCGGTTTGGTCGGCGCACTCGTGTCGCAGTGGCTGCTTCCCGAGTCGGTCCGTTGGCAGGAGGCGCGCGATCGCGCTACCCTCGCCGAACCGATCGTCGCCCAGTTGGAGCGTGAGTCGGCTTCGCTGCTGGAAGTTGATGAAGCAACAACGGTTCCCGCCGCTTCAGACAAGGCCACCTTCGGTGAGTTCGTCCGCAGTGGGTACGTAAAGCGTACCGTGGTGTTGAGTCTCGTCCTCGGCCTGTCGAGCGCGGTGTTCTACGGATTCAACTCCTGGATCCCCGTTCTGCTGACCGAACACGGGTTCAGCAACACCAGCAGTCTGACATACACCTCGATCCTGGCGCTCGCCGCCTGCCCGGGCGCCCTGAGCGCGATGCTCTTCATCGACAAGGTCGAGCGAAGGACAGCGATCATGGTGGTCTTCCTCGCCATCGGCGCAATGCTGCTCGTGTTCGGGTTCACCGGCAGCCTGGCGATCCTGCTCACCTCCGGCGTCGTCCTATGCTTCCTTCTCTACTGCAGCACGGCGATCGCTTATGCCTACACCCCGGAGATCTTCCCCACGCGGTTTCGGGCACTTGGAACCGGTATTGCAAACTCCATCGGGCGTCTGTCCGCCTTCGGTGCAATGTTCGCCGTCGCGGCGATTCTGGGCAATATCGGATTCACTGCGGTGTTCGCGTTTCTGGCGACCGCCATCGCGAGTGCGGCCCTGATCATCGGCATCTTCGGTGAGCGTACCTACGGGCGCACCATCGACGAGGTGGCTAGCGCAGGCGGGCGCACGAGGTCCTCGTCCGCCCGCGTGCCCGAGACTGCCTGA
- a CDS encoding CaiB/BaiF CoA transferase family protein: MTGPLHGLRVVELAGIGPGPHAAMILGDLGAEVVRVNRPNPSGVDVLDGNPDYMLRNRRSVAADLKNPTDLELVLQLIEKADVLIEGFRPGVADRLGLGPDDCAAVNPRLVYARMTGWGQDGEMSQRAGHDINYISLTGALHAVGRPGERPVPPLNLVGDFGGGSMFLLLGILSALFERQQSGEGQVIDASMLDGVSVLAQMMWAMRGFGQWSSEAGTNLLDGGAPFYDTYSCADGGAVAVGAIEPQFYAELLAGLGLTGADLPDQNDRSGWPTLRRRFTEIFASEKRDHWTVAFDGTDACVTPVLSFDEVAGDSYLRERGTIVDIDGVAQAAPAPRFSRTPPTAPTAPSRSDEDLAGIATEWSSR, translated from the coding sequence ATGACGGGGCCGCTGCATGGACTGCGGGTGGTTGAGCTTGCCGGTATCGGGCCGGGGCCACACGCCGCGATGATCCTGGGAGATCTTGGTGCGGAGGTGGTGCGAGTCAACCGCCCCAACCCCTCCGGGGTCGACGTCCTCGACGGCAATCCGGATTATATGTTGCGCAACCGTCGGTCCGTCGCCGCCGATCTGAAGAACCCCACTGATCTCGAGCTCGTTCTTCAGCTGATCGAGAAGGCTGACGTGCTGATCGAGGGGTTCCGGCCGGGCGTCGCCGACCGTCTCGGGTTGGGCCCGGATGACTGCGCCGCCGTGAATCCGCGACTGGTCTACGCCCGCATGACCGGTTGGGGTCAGGACGGCGAGATGTCGCAGCGTGCCGGCCACGACATCAACTACATTTCGCTGACCGGCGCCCTGCACGCGGTCGGGCGACCGGGCGAACGACCTGTTCCGCCCTTGAACCTGGTCGGGGACTTCGGTGGTGGATCGATGTTCCTCCTGCTCGGAATCCTGTCGGCACTGTTCGAGCGCCAGCAGTCAGGTGAGGGGCAGGTGATCGACGCATCCATGTTGGACGGCGTCTCGGTTCTGGCCCAGATGATGTGGGCGATGCGGGGATTCGGCCAGTGGTCGTCCGAAGCTGGGACGAACCTCCTGGACGGGGGCGCGCCGTTCTACGACACGTACTCGTGTGCGGACGGGGGAGCAGTGGCCGTCGGCGCCATCGAGCCGCAGTTTTATGCCGAACTCCTCGCCGGTCTAGGCCTCACCGGCGCGGATCTTCCGGATCAGAACGATCGATCGGGATGGCCGACTCTGCGACGTCGGTTCACCGAGATCTTCGCATCCGAGAAGCGTGACCACTGGACAGTCGCTTTCGACGGCACCGATGCCTGTGTCACCCCGGTCCTGTCGTTCGATGAGGTCGCAGGAGATTCCTACCTGCGCGAGCGAGGAACGATCGTCGACATCGACGGTGTCGCGCAGGCCGCGCCGGCGCCGCGCTTCTCGCGCACTCCACCGACCGCCCCGACCGCCCCGTCGAGGTCGGACGAGGATCTTGCGGGCATCGCCACGGAGTGGTCGTCGCGCTAG
- a CDS encoding MFS transporter — protein sequence MPTPRQEDQGQTLEPSAKQGQPKRRARKAAFAAAISTSLEWYDFFIYATAAALVFNATFFATDSEVVAALNSFATVAVGFVARPIGGIIAGHYGDRYGRKPVLVAAILLMGVATTLIGLVPNTSVVWLAPALLVLLRICQGLAVGGQWGGAVLLAIEYAPENRRGFYGSFAQLGIPIGIVLGNSVFLLVSQTVSADSFMSWGWRVPFWISLLMIVVAVAIHRYLEETPEFQEVEAKREAAPTPAASPVLHVLRNNLGTVLLAGGTYLAGLFVFYITITGAMQVATTNLGIERSTVLWIVLAAVGITAVMVPLTAYLSDLYGRKLIYGIGIVGIGVWAVPMCLLIASAHPDNIWPLAIALIACCVILSFQSGPQAALFAELFPAEVRYSGASLGYQGAAIVGGFAPMVMVALVDGNETNLWRVGALIVGLAVVALLCLIVLARRRY from the coding sequence ATTCCAACCCCCCGACAAGAAGATCAGGGGCAGACCCTCGAACCTTCCGCCAAACAGGGCCAGCCGAAACGCAGGGCGCGAAAGGCCGCATTCGCAGCCGCCATCTCGACCTCGCTCGAGTGGTACGACTTCTTCATCTACGCGACGGCTGCGGCTCTCGTCTTCAACGCGACCTTCTTCGCAACAGACAGTGAAGTGGTCGCGGCACTCAATTCGTTCGCCACGGTTGCCGTCGGGTTCGTCGCCCGCCCGATCGGCGGGATCATCGCCGGCCACTATGGCGACCGCTACGGACGAAAGCCCGTTCTGGTCGCCGCGATCCTGTTGATGGGTGTTGCGACCACACTGATCGGCCTGGTTCCCAACACATCTGTTGTGTGGCTCGCACCCGCGCTGCTGGTACTGCTTCGCATCTGCCAGGGCCTGGCCGTCGGCGGTCAATGGGGCGGAGCGGTCCTGTTGGCCATCGAGTACGCCCCGGAGAACCGGCGGGGGTTCTACGGTAGTTTCGCCCAGCTCGGCATTCCGATCGGTATCGTCCTGGGTAACAGCGTGTTTCTGCTCGTCTCGCAGACCGTGTCAGCTGATTCCTTCATGAGCTGGGGCTGGCGAGTGCCGTTCTGGATCAGCCTGCTGATGATTGTCGTGGCCGTTGCCATCCACCGGTACCTCGAAGAGACCCCGGAATTCCAGGAGGTGGAGGCCAAGCGGGAAGCGGCGCCCACGCCTGCCGCCTCACCCGTACTCCATGTCCTGCGCAACAACCTCGGAACGGTCCTCCTCGCCGGCGGCACCTATCTTGCAGGACTCTTCGTCTTCTACATCACCATCACCGGTGCGATGCAGGTTGCCACGACGAACCTCGGCATCGAGCGCTCCACCGTTCTCTGGATCGTCCTGGCCGCGGTCGGTATCACCGCTGTGATGGTTCCACTGACGGCATATCTGTCGGATCTGTACGGGCGCAAACTGATCTACGGCATCGGAATCGTGGGCATCGGCGTGTGGGCGGTACCCATGTGCCTGTTGATCGCCTCGGCCCACCCTGACAACATCTGGCCACTCGCGATCGCCCTCATCGCCTGCTGCGTGATCCTCTCGTTCCAGTCCGGACCGCAGGCCGCACTGTTCGCCGAATTGTTCCCCGCGGAGGTCCGGTATTCCGGAGCTTCCCTCGGATACCAAGGTGCTGCCATCGTGGGTGGCTTCGCACCAATGGTCATGGTCGCGCTCGTCGACGGCAACGAGACGAATCTCTGGCGGGTCGGTGCGCTCATCGTGGGCCTCGCCGTCGTCGCACTCCTGTGCCTCATCGTCCTTGCCCGTCGCCGCTACTGA
- a CDS encoding thiolase family protein — protein MTNAVIVDAVRLASGKGKMGGALSGTHPVELLATVLRSIVSRNNLDPAQVDDVIGGCVAQVGEQAVNISRTALLSAGFPDSVPATTIDRQCGSSQQAAHFAAQGIIAGAYDIVIACGVESMSRIPMGTATLGKDTGGPGIAARYPEGLVNQGISAELIAAKWKLDRDTLDAYSAQSHQRAAEAIAAGAFDNEIIPIDVTNAAGETVTHLVDETVRAATTAEGLSGLKPSFYTDSYAARFPEAGWNITPGNSSPLTDGASAVLIMSEEAANKLGLTPRARFHSFSVAGDDPVFMLTAPIPATHKVLARAGLSIEDIDAYEVNEAFAPVPLAWAHEFNADPAKLNPRGGAIALGHALGSSGTRLLTTLVNQLEATGGRYGLQTMCEGAGMANATIIERL, from the coding sequence ATGACCAACGCAGTCATCGTCGACGCCGTCCGCCTCGCGTCCGGCAAGGGCAAGATGGGCGGCGCGCTGTCCGGCACCCACCCGGTCGAGCTCCTCGCCACCGTTCTGCGCTCCATCGTCTCGCGCAACAACCTCGACCCGGCCCAGGTCGACGACGTGATCGGCGGCTGTGTCGCTCAGGTCGGCGAGCAGGCAGTGAACATCTCCCGCACCGCGCTGCTGTCCGCCGGCTTCCCGGACTCGGTGCCCGCCACCACCATCGACCGCCAGTGCGGGTCGAGCCAGCAGGCCGCCCACTTCGCCGCCCAGGGCATCATCGCCGGCGCCTACGACATCGTCATCGCCTGCGGTGTCGAGTCCATGAGCCGCATCCCGATGGGCACCGCGACCCTCGGCAAGGACACCGGCGGCCCGGGCATCGCCGCCCGCTACCCCGAGGGCCTGGTCAACCAGGGCATCTCCGCCGAGTTGATCGCCGCGAAGTGGAAGCTGGACCGCGACACCCTCGACGCCTACTCCGCGCAGTCGCACCAGCGCGCCGCCGAGGCGATCGCCGCGGGCGCGTTCGACAACGAGATCATCCCGATCGACGTCACCAACGCCGCCGGCGAGACGGTCACCCACCTCGTCGACGAGACGGTCCGCGCCGCGACCACCGCCGAGGGCCTGTCCGGCCTCAAGCCGTCCTTCTACACCGACTCGTACGCGGCACGCTTCCCCGAGGCCGGCTGGAACATCACCCCCGGCAACTCCTCGCCGCTGACCGACGGCGCGTCCGCGGTCCTGATCATGAGCGAGGAGGCCGCGAACAAGCTGGGCCTGACCCCGCGCGCCCGGTTCCACTCGTTCTCCGTCGCCGGCGACGATCCGGTCTTCATGCTGACCGCTCCGATCCCCGCCACCCACAAGGTGCTCGCGCGTGCGGGCCTGAGCATCGAGGACATCGACGCCTACGAGGTCAACGAGGCGTTCGCGCCGGTGCCGCTCGCCTGGGCGCACGAGTTCAACGCGGACCCCGCGAAGCTGAACCCGCGCGGCGGCGCGATCGCCCTCGGCCACGCCCTCGGCTCCTCCGGCACCCGCCTGCTCACCACCCTGGTCAACCAGCTCGAGGCGACCGGCGGTCGCTACGGCCTGCAGACGATGTGCGAGGGCGCCGGCATGGCCAACGCCACCATCATCGAACGTCTCTGA